One Anatilimnocola floriformis genomic window, CGCCGTAGCCTTCGCTGGCGCGAAAGCTGAGTTTGAAGAAGCGGTTGTTGACGCTGCGCACCTCGACCGCGACGGACAATCCGTCGACGTTTCGATGTGCTTCGCCATGCCCCGTCATGCTCGATAACAAGGCCGCTCTCCGCAGAAGATGGAATTGCCAGAAACAAATACTGCGTACTCGCAGCAAAAAATCAGGGCCCGGCAACTTCAAGCCGAGCCCGTAACGACCAACTGGCAATCCATCGCCCGTGTGGCTTACTTGTCGCTCTTCTCCGGCGTGGCCGGTGGAGCAGGGGGAGTTGCTGGTGCTGCGGGAGCATCCGGCGTCGCCGGAGCGGCCGGCGTTTCGGCAGCTGGCGGCGGAGTGCTCGGCGTGTCGCTCTTCGGGGTATCGCCCTTCGGGGTATCGCCCTTCGGGGTATCGCCCTTCGGCGCTTCACCCTTCGGCGGAGCCGTGTTTTCGGGAGTAATGCCGCCGGGAGCCGGGCCAGTTGGATCGGCAGGAACAGCACCGCCCTTAGCGGGAACCGTAGCTGGAACGGCAACACCGCCGCCACCCAAGCGCGACCGGTGCAATACCTTAAGCGCGCCCATGGCGAGCAGAATCCAGATCATCGCCGTGACGATGGTGATCTTGGTGAACATGTCGCCGGCCTTGGCGCCGAACGCGCTTTGACCACCCATACCACCCAACGCACCGGTCAAACCGCCACCGCGTCCGCGTTGCACGAGCACGAGCAGAATGAGGAAGACGCTCAGGAGGAAAATCGGAATCATGAACGCCCAGTGGAGTGCACCGAGCGCCAAGGGAGCGATTTGCAATAGTTGAAGCATGTTG contains:
- the secG gene encoding preprotein translocase subunit SecG — encoded protein: MLQLLQIAPLALGALHWAFMIPIFLLSVFLILLVLVQRGRGGGLTGALGGMGGQSAFGAKAGDMFTKITIVTAMIWILLAMGALKVLHRSRLGGGGVAVPATVPAKGGAVPADPTGPAPGGITPENTAPPKGEAPKGDTPKGDTPKGDTPKSDTPSTPPPAAETPAAPATPDAPAAPATPPAPPATPEKSDK